ATTATAAATAATCTATATATTTCAAACTTATGGAGAAATTTGTTGGTTATACATTTCAGGAACTTTTGAAAGCACTGATTGGTTTTATAGATGTTGCTGGACTTTATTTTGCCTTAACACAGTTGACTCACAGGAACATCTctcaaaatcataaatttcaaGCTGTTGGACTTGGTGAGTGTGATTTTGACTCAAGTCCTTTAGGTTGAAATTCAGTGGTTCCCTTCCTGATACCCTCTCCCCCTTgcaaataaaaattagaaaaaagaagcATAATTTTGCATTTGTGGTTTTTGACCCTTAAGTCTGTCACCATTCCTCGGATCATCTAAATTATTGGTGAGTTGAATTACTATGAGCAAGCTGTGATCTTTataacaaacaaaataaatattatggTATGAAAAAAATGTTCAGGCTATCCAAGATGCTTGAAATCGCTCGATATTGGTGAATGTTTAATGCTAGTTTTGCCAATTATGCAAGGGTTAGTTAATTGTCGAGGATCAAAATTTGAAATCTGTAAtgatagatgaaattttatatttgaaaatgtgGAGATGAGTTTCATTCAGAACATTTTGCTgggttctttttttctttccctgtTGATAGGATGGGCTTTTGCTGATTCTGTGCTACATAGATTGGCACCACTTTGGGTGGGAGCAAGGGGACTAGAATTCACTTGGGATTACATTCTGCAAGGCCTAGAAGCAAATGcaaatttggtatgtttatttCTTTAATGGTTCGAACATTGCTTTTTGGAACTTTTTTAGGCATTCTTCATTCTGCACAGTAGGTTTATTCGCAAATGTCTTTCCTAAATTAGAATAGTGATAGATATTAGAATTTGGTTTCTTTAATCAATTCCGAAATCACCACTTATAGCTCTCCTTATGGACATCTTTATCCATTTCTCATTTCAGGTGTTGAGTATATCTCTTGCAGCATTGGGATCTTTGATTTGGCTCAGAAAGAACAAGCCCAAGACTTTGATTCCCATAATATATGCATGCGCTGGAATTGTTGCAACCATGCCATCCATTACAAGGTCTGTTTTAACTTGTCACAACATCTACCCTCAATTTAACCCCTCCCGTGGACATCCTTAGATTATATAAATGGACTTTGCATTAAATTCTCAAGTGaaaataattttccttttatAGCTACCTAAGGCGAGGATTGGGATGGCACTTTCCAAAGGTGGTAGGCTTTGAATTATTCACATCTTTGGTGATGGCTTTCATTAGTTGGCAATTGTTTTCTGCATGCCAAAGGCCCTATGTTTGAGGAACAAAGTTGATGCCTTCTATGTCATCTGATGTTTGGAGCGATGCGATGCTCATTGCCTGTCAGTTCCTCTTTTTTCCCTCAGGCTGCTCTGTTGTCTCCTATGAAATTCCGGTTACCTTCTCGCTTTGTAGTTTAAAAGTTCGGTCATCGTTGGAACCATTTAACATGATCGTTAGATTGTTAGATCTTTACCAAAGGCACAAAACTCAAATTGTGTACCTCTATGGAAGTAGAGAAATGACACTTGCGCCTCGCTTGGTTGATTTGATTGGTTAGTATAATAACACAAGGAAAAGTTTATTCAATTAGCAAATGCTAAAATAGTTATCATCATATCAATTCTTAAATAATTCAatgtttgataaataaaattgttGTAAAAAAATAGTTGTAATAATTCTGTACCTCCATAAGTAaagatattttataaaagttgatTTTCAGGTCCGTTTTTTCTTAAATATAgtcatttttttatgaaaatattttataaaataaagcaTAAACAAATTTCGGTACATAATTTTATAggaataatatatttaaaaaaatgaaagttgcgatcattcttttttaaaaaagagatctcataaatttctaaattatatcaataaaaaaattatattagaatAAACGGAGGAAAAAAACGACAGTGAAGTTTATTTTTTGAGCCAAAATAGAGtgggaaacataaaaattaaatgaaggtattgagttgaatttcacaaccaaacaaaTGATTAGTGTAAAAAAAAGACATTACAATATTAATACCCATACCAAGCAAACAAGGCTGCTGCAATCTTACCTTCACATGAAACGTAGCTGCTACGATCTTACCATTATATCATTAATGAAATGCAAGTAGACACGCATGTCAAGAGTTATGCCTCACTAGAGATTAGATAAAGAGGTGAGCTAAACAGCAATATGATTGATAATGAAACCACTCTAGCAACAAACCTCACAGAGATGGAAAAAGAGATCAATGGCAGAACAATAACCATCTAAAACATACATAAAATTACAACCAGATCAACTTTCCATCAGGCAGTAGTAGCAACACAGATTAACCAACATTCTAAACTACAACTTCACAACATATCAAACATCCATAGCTTGACGTACCTAGAGATGATGCCATCACTAAACTGCTATTTCATTTCTGGCAGATTCTGAGAGTTAACTGCTGCGATTTAGCAAGAGGCAGGGTGTGTTATGGTCAGAGGTACTGGTGCTTGAACTGCTGAGTCCAGAACCCGAATGATGATAACATCCAGGATGATAGGTTTTCCTCCTATATTGGAAGGCTCAAATACACACACATCATATTCTATTAAATTATTGTCATTCACAAAACACTTCCAACCACCAGAAAGCCCTCCACAATCACGATTTTTGTGATAATTATACCTGGTCCTCCATGTACGCTTGTTAATGCGTAGAATGATATCTGTGTTTTCTTTTAAGTGATGTTTAGCCGTCCAGGCAACAGGGATTGCCTGCATGTACCCAGACAATAAACAAGGTGGAGGTTTAACACCATCATCTAATTTTAATGCAGCAAAGGGGTATTTTTCTCAATCAAGTTCAGGGATGAAATTTACCATGTAAAACCGTCTCCATACATGCGTAGGCTTCATAACCACCATAAAACCATCTCTGGTTAATGCTTCCTGTGCCTTTGCAATGGCATTTGCTTTCTCGAATTGAGTCAAAGGCCCGTTATAACATGTAGGGTGAGGGCTAAAGTCACCTTCATCCATTATTGCACCATCAAACTCTGAATCAGGGTTTAAGACACAGTAACAACATCACCCAATTTAGCTTTCTACCAAAGGCAATACTACTgcttttcattttggtcattaaaATGCACATTCCTATCCAGAGTCTAACAACAAGACGCAACAAATGAACATCCAATAAATTACCAAGAAGTTCCAAAATTCTATGCAAAGACCATAATATTTTCAGTGTCGGGAAACTTAAGTTAAATTTACCGTGGAAAGCAAGTCTTATGTACAGAAAAAGTTTCTAGAAGTGCTTCTACCCTACCAGTTTCGAACCTCACTTCTCCAGGAAAAGTACAACGTTCTTTGCCTCCAAGGTGCCTAGCATAGATCGATTTAGTAGAAGAACCTGCATACCGCATCTTCTTATTAGTAGGTGCAGAGTTGATAGGTCCCCTTGATGGCGCTGTGCCAATGTCATTGTTAGTAGATTTCTCGGGACTGCTTTCAAGACCACACTGTGAAGATTTGTGCACAATTTCATCAGGGTTCTCATCAATCTTTCGTTTATTTTGGTATCCATTCTCCGATTCCGGATGCACACACTTCCTCACAAAATAAGAAGATCCCTTCTCACACAAGCTCTGGCCCTCAAACATAAGAACATCAAAATGGGACAACCCATTGTACTTGAAGATCAACAAGTCATTCTCTTCCAAAGAATGGTCTAGTACAAAATTTCTCCATCCATCGTTGAAGAACAAGGTATCACCATCTGCAGTCAGTCCTAGATCCCATATGATACCGCTAGGACCTTTAACAGTGACGGTTTCAGGAAGCTTTTTCCTAATATTCTTAGCGAATTTTTCTGGTATTTCCTGCAATACAAGGTGAGGTTCACTATCAAAGGTAAACGAGGCAACAATTCCAGAATTTTTTAGCAAAGAACAAACCAAAGAAAGGTACAATTGATTGCTAATACCTGCCTAACACCCCTCCACACATCTCTTTTAGGCCAAaatataaaatgtgttaaaagaCATGAATGAACTAGGGTACTGCAACCTCCTTGATTTCTTTGGGTTTCTGCTTCACTAAGCCACAATACAACAATAAAAAAGACAAAGCAAGGGAACTCACAAGCTGATGAAGAAAATCACCACGGAGAAATTGAGAGAAATGAATGCACTGAAAATGGGTCCAAAAGATTTCCTCTTCCCTGCTTCTACAATCCTCACTAGAATCTCCCATTTGCTTGACCACACAGATCCACACCTAAAGAccggggtttttttttttgggagggGGGAAGGATAGGGGGATTGTGTTTATGGAATAAATGCTTTGCGTTTCAATTCATTGTTTCTGCACAGAAACAACGAAGAATCCAAAGGATGTAAAATGGGAAGGCAAAATGAGTCAGGAATCTAATGATCAGGAGACAATCGTTTGGGTTTAGATGGAGAGGATTTTAGAGATGGATGAGCTGAGGCTGAAGACCAAAGGGAGTAGTTGAAAGGTTAAAAGTTTAGAGAAGAGACGTCTAAAAGGACGAGGCTTATTGGTTTCGGTTGAGGGGAGGGGAGGGGGGTGTCATCAGACTTCCCCAGCCAAAGTAGGTGCGGAGACTGAACTCTACGGTTTATAGATGGGGGACTGGGCTAATGGGCTGCTTCCCGCTTGCATTATGTTTTGTCTCTGCTATCCATAAACTTTCCCcgtgaaaaaaattttaacactgaaccattttttatttcttaaatttccatccttactttattaaaatattataaaattcgTCATATTAAGAGTAGAATTGTATTTTATCTTatctattcaaaaaataaacaaataaaaaaacacacaTTTGATAATCATATAACAAAAGGAAATTgtcatgaatttaaatttaataaaaaattaacagaaataaaaactaaacttaAACCAACTAAAttctcaaaaaatatatttataaaatacaatCTAAAACCTAGGGAAAGTTATATCTTTGCTTGTTCATGATaggttttttaatatattaatattattatgatattatatgcaacttttatttaaatacttctattttttaaattgtgtattagattttcttttaattttataaaatgctaaaaattattaaacagaaacgttttaaaaaaatttataggcTTAAGAGTAAAAAATTATTGTATGCAGATaattttaatcctaaaaattCTATTGTTGTTTTCTCTAGCTCTATCTCTTTAGGGTTTAATATAGAGAAATAATATTAagatgttttctatgtttttctaatgtatctgaaaatattaaaatatcatctatatatactacacaaaattttttatatttattaaaaatagaatcCATCCATCTTTGGAAGATTTGAGGAGCATTAcaaagtccaaatggcattactctcCATTGATAATGTCCACTAGGAGTACTAAAGGCTATTAcaaagtccaaatggcattactctcCATTGATAATGTCCACTAGGAGTACTAAAGGCTGTTAAAGGTTTAGATTTATCAGTTAGCATAATTTGCCAAAATCTCGATTTACAATCAAATTTACTAAAGTGTTTAGCTTGATTAATCAAAAACATCTTTTCTTGGAATAAAAtatccataaaaaataatattttgatttaatcttttataattaataaccatcctagcttttcctctttttatttcagCATAGTTTCTAACCATAAAAGCTGGACTAGAATGTGGactattagttttttctattaatcctttttttaataattcattaatatgtatttcaaattcatctatatcttGTTTAATATAGATCATAGGTTtaactctaataattttattgggttttttcaatttaatttcacaGTATCTAGGACTATTTtgccataattttaatggttcttcactaaaattatcttctaaaattttaaacaaccaatgatttGTTTCTAGTTGTTTAATATGTTCTTTCTTTGTTGGTGTAAAATTTTTATCACACACAAATTTATGGTTTTCTACCAATGATATTTTCACAGAAGATTTTTCTAcagataacataattaaattttaatcaataaaaaatggTAGatgttgatatataaaattatttcctaataatatatCTCCATGCATTacagtaaaatataaaattttaggaatcacaaatcttacattatttatgtagATTGATATATTTCTAGCTTTATATTGAATTATAGTTTCATTACCATCTATTCCTATTGCTTTTATAGGATTTTTCATAGTTTCCCATTTTTCTACAGGAATGTCATTTTTTTTGCAACTACTGGTTGTAGCTCCAGTATCTAATAAAGCATGtaaagaatattttttatattctctaaattgaaaagaaatttcaatataagtataatattttctggattagaaattttgaaaaagtaattatatctttttctccaatttttattTGTTGAATAATTATTGAAGTTTATAGTTCTTCTATTCTAGTGTTTCTATAATTTCTACTTGTTTTAGTAGGAAATATAGGAATATGACCTTTTTTTTATTCCTATGAGtatattattttcttctttctctgTTTGAGAATTTAAGGAATTTTCTTTTGACCAAGTATTGTTGTTGTTTACAACAATAGTCAAAGACTGTCCCAATCATCTATGGTTTTTTCATAGTCACTatagaaatattagttaagtCTAAATATATTCCTTATTGAgctacatttcttttatttaaattatctatTCTTTGTTGAATAGATTGACTAGATGTTTCTCCTAGATATTCAAGTTTTACATCATTAGTAACTATATTTTCAGTTTTGTTACAAAAAATTCTAGTTGTATTTCAACTTTTTCAAAATCTTTATTAAAAGATctcaaataatcatatttttaaagatctgattctattttccttttttcatAAGGATTTGTTTGTTCAGTATCCATAGGTTTTGGAATATTTTCTTTCTCATTTGTTGAAGTTTTTTCTTCATCAGAATTATAACTAATGACTTTTAAGTCTAAGTTATCAGAATTACTAGAACTACTACTGTTTGTAGtgtcatattttaacatataatgatatgtaaataaagtaaataaatctttatatttttcataaagttcttatattaattttaaatattatattcttTCATATTTATTAGTACCATTAGTAAATTTATCTTTCCAATGTTCTATAAGTTTTTTATAGGACTAGAAATCATatgatgcggtcgttgaaagcaccaaaaatatcctatccctaataaataatgaaaaagaatagtaaaagggaagtagagTAAAATCCTtagggactggatttgcacaatgtcTTGTTCCATGAAATTCCAGgcagaatcttgcccaagaaaacttgcgttcttggaaaaaaatgagaaaataacagaattaaaggtttggatctggaaacgaaaaataaaataaaaatagaattaagaatattgaattgaagattcgagaaattaaaaatagagttgagagaaaggaaattcttatgggatgttccagcctccagttgtctcgtttcgccttgggttcaatcctcagcttttagatgatccttcccaaaccgaataagccaATTATAGCGGAAGAGGACGCATACGACCACCaactccaaggatttagacttacgatttagtggaacctgactctagccaataatcgcttctgtgggatcgtcttatgctagatcaacacttctcaatggcgaatcccacgccattttatCTCTTGGCCTTGCCAACCtttgacgcagtaagctaacgaaccagctgtgcaaccttcccaaaatatacaaagcAGCCGCATTTGCATatgttgaaaagcttacttcttaatgGGCATAGACGGAATCATCAGCCCCGTAGTGCGGAAAAATGATGAATACTCAGCGAGGAGGCTAAGTACGGactctaagcctcaagaaccctttttggggaatatcgacaaccttcggctagatgagtttagtggctcatagttgtggtggaaaagaaaataaataaaataaaaatgaagattttattaaaaggaaatatgagaagaacaaaagctTAGACTTTTGGGGAAAGAATGTTTATAGAAAAAGATGGATGCCTTTGGAGTcacttctgtaacacccctaacccgtctccgccgccgaatcagggttacgaggcattacgaaaccaagctcacataaacataactttaatatctaattccaaatgcaagtccaattcatgaacatatataatcaaattcaagcatggaagttaaactcttttcgcattgctatttacacaataggattcaaaattatccaaaacattatcaagcctatacatgccataagatcgagttcaaatatttaacaaaataccaaaagaagtcgatagtgtgatgggcggtgctgatgatccccgagctcgtaacgcgtctccaaaaaaaaatctataaaaacgaatgaacgaaagcaaacaaagtaagcttttatagcttagtaagtctacagcatatctaaaatacatataaaagaatcatataattctttaagtaaatttattgaaattacaatcatcaaatatgattactaatcaaacactactttattgagtcattttgtttaagtctaaaaggatgtatatttatctaatacacataaacggacaaatgtatatacattataagcatataatcaagttactagcataatccttaacagcatatactgatttctagagtacttattgttcgcacttcatcgaatccatttaaatacaactattcaactacatatatcaaaagccaaatttttatgcttatcatccataaatgccgaatgcacatatgcacctatacccatctatgccgaatgcatagatacatacacttattttcacctatgccgaatgcatacacataaatatatccacctatgccgaatgcaacatatatatatatacatatctatcaattgcttagaccaaatatatgtatatatatatgctcatcaagttaatatgactaaaatcatgtgattgaacatttatgtatacatcgatttcatataatcaaaatcatagaggtatcaattgtatattatcacatgctttaaacggattcaccggcatttagcctgctaggttttaaaacctgattcaatacaccggctcttagcctgctagacttatagtccga
The genomic region above belongs to Gossypium hirsutum isolate 1008001.06 chromosome D05, Gossypium_hirsutum_v2.1, whole genome shotgun sequence and contains:
- the LOC121217793 gene encoding transmembrane protein 147; the encoded protein is MTMFHFFNCAILTFGPHAVYYSATPLSEYDTLGTSVKAALVYLGTALVKLVCLATFLQVSENDGFDPYQELLKALIGFIDVAGLYFALTQLTHRNISQNHKFQAVGLGWAFADSVLHRLAPLWVGARGLEFTWDYILQGLEANANLVLSISLAALGSLIWLRKNKPKTLIPIIYACAGIVATMPSITSYLRRGLGWHFPKVVGFELFTSLVMAFISWQLFSACQRPYV
- the LOC107887024 gene encoding B3 domain-containing protein REM16 isoform X4, which encodes MGDSSEDCRSREEEIFWTHFQCIHFSQFLRGDFLHQLEIPEKFAKNIRKKLPETVTVKGPSGIIWDLGLTADGDTLFFNDGWRNFVLDHSLEENDLLIFKYNGLSHFDVLMFEGQSLCEKGSSYFVRKCVHPESENGYQNKRKIDENPDEIVHKSSQCGLESSPEKSTNNDIGTAPSRGPINSAPTNKKMRYAGSSTKSIYARHLGGKERCTFPGEVRFETGDFSPHPTCYNGPLTQFEKANAIAKAQEALTRDGFMVVMKPTHVWRRFYMAIPVAWTAKHHLKENTDIILRINKRTWRTRRKTYHPGCYHHSGSGLSSSSTSTSDHNTPCLLLNRSS
- the LOC107887024 gene encoding B3 domain-containing protein REM16 isoform X3, with product MGDSSEDCRSREEEIFWTHFQCIHFSQFLRGDFLHQLEIPEKFAKNIRKKLPETVTVKGPSGIIWDLGLTADGDTLFFNDGWRNFVLDHSLEENDLLIFKYNGLSHFDVLMFEGQSLCEKGSSYFVRKCVHPESENGYQNKRKIDENPDEIVHKSSQCGLESSPEKSTNNDIGTAPSRGPINSAPTNKKMRYAGSSTKSIYARHLGGKERCTFPGEVRFETEFDGAIMDEGDFSPHPTCYNGPLTQFEKANAIAKAQEALTRDGFMVVMKPTHVWRRFYMAIPVAWTAKHHLKENTDIILRINKRTWRTRRKTYHPGCYHHSGSGLSSSSTSTSDHNTPCLLLNRSS
- the LOC107887024 gene encoding B3 domain-containing protein REM16 isoform X1; protein product: MGDSSEDCRSREEEIFWTHFQCIHFSQFLRGDFLHQLEIPEKFAKNIRKKLPETVTVKGPSGIIWDLGLTADGDTLFFNDGWRNFVLDHSLEENDLLIFKYNGLSHFDVLMFEGQSLCEKGSSYFVRKCVHPESENGYQNKRKIDENPDEIVHKSSQCGLESSPEKSTNNDIGTAPSRGPINSAPTNKKMRYAGSSTKSIYARHLGGKERCTFPGEVRFETEFDGAIMDEGDFSPHPTCYNGPLTQFEKANAIAKAQEALTRDGFMVVMKPTHVWRRFYMAIPVAWTAKHHLKENTDIILRINKRTWRTRYNYHKNRDCGGLSGGWKCFVNDNNLIEYDVCVFEPSNIGGKPIILDVIIIRVLDSAVQAPVPLTITHPASC
- the LOC107887024 gene encoding B3 domain-containing protein REM16 isoform X2 encodes the protein MGDSSEDCRSREEEIFWTHFQCIHFSQFLRGDFLHQLEIPEKFAKNIRKKLPETVTVKGPSGIIWDLGLTADGDTLFFNDGWRNFVLDHSLEENDLLIFKYNGLSHFDVLMFEGQSLCEKGSSYFVRKCVHPESENGYQNKRKIDENPDEIVHKSSQCGLESSPEKSTNNDIGTAPSRGPINSAPTNKKMRYAGSSTKSIYARHLGGKERCTFPGEVRFETGDFSPHPTCYNGPLTQFEKANAIAKAQEALTRDGFMVVMKPTHVWRRFYMAIPVAWTAKHHLKENTDIILRINKRTWRTRYNYHKNRDCGGLSGGWKCFVNDNNLIEYDVCVFEPSNIGGKPIILDVIIIRVLDSAVQAPVPLTITHPASC